From a region of the Lactuca sativa cultivar Salinas chromosome 4, Lsat_Salinas_v11, whole genome shotgun sequence genome:
- the LOC111899275 gene encoding protein NRT1/ PTR FAMILY 4.4, translating to MNRENCKQEPCVDDYVDSKGRPCKPGKHGGMRAALAILGLQSFEMMAIAAVGNNLITYVFNEMHFPLSKSANVVTNFVGTVFLLSLLGGFVSDSYLGSFRTMLLFGFIELCGFILLSIQAHLPQLRPPKCDMTSSVSKCEEAQGLKEFIFFAAVYLVALGSGCLKPNIISLGADQFRKKDSRKLSTYFNCAYFAFCIGELIALTVLVWVQTNSGMDIGFGVSAAAMAVGLICLLSGTSLYRNKPTCGSIFTPIAQVFVAAITKRKQVCPSSFKMLHGSQSTVILHHNVSTESHGGSSLLHTDKFRFLDKACIKIQDDTGSNESPWRLCTMSQVEQVKILISVVPIFACTIIFNTILAQLQTFSVQQGSIMNTKLTSNFEIPPASLQSIPYVMLVFLVPLYETAFVRIARKITGHDSGISPLQRVGVGLFIATFSMVSAAVVENKRRTMALRDPRETLSIFWIAPQFLVFGVSEMFTAVGLIEFFYKQSLEGMQSFLTAMTYCSYSFGFYISSILVSLVNKVTSRSGHGGWLSDNNLNNDRLDLFYWLLAGLSFVNFFNYLFWSRWYCYNPLLAGHHEGPGCPKDSTSNRNDIETG from the exons ATGAATAGGGAGAATTGCAAACAAGAACCATGTGTGGATGACTATGTTGATTCCAAAGGCAGACCTTGTAAGCCCGGCAAACATGGTGGTATGCGTGCTGCTCTTGCCATCCTCG GACTTCAGTCATTCGAAATGATGGCTATTGCTGCGGTTGGAAACAATCTTATCACTTATGTGTTCAATGAGATGCATTTCCCTTTATCCAAGTCTGCCAACGTTGTCACAAACTTTGTTGGCACCGTCTTTCTACTTTCTCTCCTTGGTGGCTTTGTCTCTGACTCCTACCTCGGTAGCTTCCGTACCATGTTACTTTTCGGCTTCATTGAGCTATGT GGATTTATATTGCTATCTATACAAGCTCATCTGCCTCAACTTAGACCACCAAAATGTGACATGACGTCGAGTGTGAGCAAATGTGAGGAAGCACAAGGTCTCAAGGAGTTCATATTCTTCGCAGCCGTCTATTTGGTGGCTTTAGGAAGTGGTTGCCTAAAACCAAATATAATTTCTCTTGGAGCTGACCAATTCCGGAAAAAGGACTCGAGGAAGCTATCGACTTATTTCAACTGTGCCTATTTTGCATTTTGCATCGGTGAGCTCATAGCACTAACGGTTCTAGTTTGGGTGCAAACAAATTCTGGGATGGATATAGGGTTTGGTGTTTCAGCTGCTGCCATGGCTGTCGGATTGATATGCTTACTTTCGGGGACTTCTCTTTATAGGAACAAGCCTACTTGTGGAAGTATATTCACTCCGATTGCTCAA GTTTTTGTAGCTGCAATTACGAAGAGGAAACAAGTTTGCCCTTCAAGTTTTAAGATGCTCCATGGAAGCCAAAGTACAGTCATCCTACACCATAATGTCTCAACCGAGTCACATGGTGGTAGCAGCCTCCTCCATACCGATAAGTTCAG GTTCTTGGACAAAGCATGTATTAAGATTCAAGACGATACTGGAAGCAATGAAAGTCCATGGAGGTTGTGCACTATGTCCCAAGTTGAGCAAGTGAAGATACTCATATCAGTAGTTCCCATTTTTGCCTGCACCATCATCTTCAACACCATTTTAGCACAACTCCAAACGTTCTCTGTTCAACAAGGTAGCATTATGAATACCAAACTCACCTCAAACTTTGAAATTCCTCCAGCATCCCTCCAATCCATCCCATACGTCATGCTAGTATTCCTAGTCCCTCTCTATGAGACAGCCTTTGTCCGCATTGCACGCAAAATCACAGGGCATGACTCAGGAATCTCTCCACTACAAAGGGTCGGTGTCGGGCTCTTCATTGCAACATTCTCCATGGTTTCAGCTGCAGTAGTTGAGAACAAGCGAAGAACAATGGCTTTGAGAGATCCGAGAGAAACCCTCTCAATCTTTTGGATCGCACCACAGTTTCTTGTTTTTGGGGTCTCAGAGATGTTCACTGCAGTTGGGCTAATCGAATTCTTTTATAAGCAATCATTAGAAGGCATGCAATCTTTTTTGACAGCAATGACGTATTGCTCATACTCATTTGGATTCTACATAAGTTCTATCTTGGTATCCCTTGTGAACAAGGTCACTTCTAGGTCCGGCCATGGTGGATGGCTCAGCGACAACAACCTCAACAACGACAGATTAGACCTTTTCTACTGGTTATTAGCTGGTCTAAGCTTCGTAAACTTCTTTAACTACCTTTTCTGGTCAAGGTGGTATTGCTACAACCCATTATTGGCGGGTCATCATGAGGGCCCTGGCTGCCCCAAGGATTCAACATCCAATAGAAACGACATCGAAACTGGCTAA